The Primulina eburnea isolate SZY01 chromosome 13, ASM2296580v1, whole genome shotgun sequence genome includes a region encoding these proteins:
- the LOC140810205 gene encoding uncharacterized protein, producing the protein MRMEETECIRRLREIANETFSAGESISSERLISKILCSLPERFNIKICATDEAKDMSKMSVEDLISSLRTFEMNLDMQKKDKGKKIALQASNDSYNELLQISQEVNDSDLCEDSISFITKKFGDYLKRIREKKKDAQPSKSPSLPEKPQGFPAKCRECQGFGHYANECANRLRKNKGYNASLSDEESDLEEKSTDEDNQTSLTALLTETRWLQVNPSGVALGVATPGCNICVKSVCFNSIVSENLNEDDLEVDGEELTLENVQELYEELFEDWTKRNKLNANLVKENVELKSVVKENADLKVVVAKLEVILSKKDLELGKTREDLQKATETLSKFNTSSSKLESILLMGRDDKKGLGFKDSVYETGESSKPTVFVKGKADTSPQLQSKSPIKSSPQIKQPSAPIYNRRKRRYVCHYCFKPGHIRPYCFKLKDDCMNRKSSRMLLQMLSNTSRNISHHRPTVRQIWVPKVTQCNVVYTSLKTNTAGHWYFDSGSSRHMTGSKDHLIDYVEEKCGRVTYGGGEKGRIVGKGTLNVEGLPRLHNVLHVEGLNSNLINISQLCDDNFFVKFDKHNCEVFDESNVCIMTGTRSSDNCYQIGEDLSCKHVQITELDLWHKKLGHANFKTLKNLSKYDAVRGMPNLSSGIPYVCGDCQKGKETHVSHPVLPTPGTTRCLELLHIDLMGPMEVESLGGKKYSFVCVDDFSHFSWVNFIKEKSDTFEVFKNLITRITNLHSLKIRRIRTDHGKEFENRSFSSFCDKKGISHEFSAPKTPQQNGISERKNRTLQEMARVMLTSKNLAKRFWAEALNTACHISNRVYLRSGSTMTSYE; encoded by the exons atgaGGATGGAAGAAACTGAATGCATACGTCGTCTACGGGAGATTGCTAATGAGACATTCAGTGCTGGAGAATCTATCTCCAGTGAGCGTCTAATAAGCAAAATCCTCTGTTCTCTGCCTGAAAGATTCAATATAAAAATCTGCGCAACAGATGAAGCTAAGGACATGTCTAAGATGTCAGTGGAAGATCTTATCAGCTCACTACGCACGTTTGAGATGAATCTGGACATGCAAAAGAAGGATAAAGGGAAAAAAATTGCACTTCAAGCCTCTAATGACTCCTACAATGAACTTCTTCAAATATCTCAGGAAGTCAATGATTCTGATCTTTGCGAGGATTCTATCTCTTTTATCACAAAAAAATTTGGTGATTATTTGAAAAGAATCCGGGAAAAGAAAAAGGATGCACAACCTTCTAAATCTCCTAGCCTCCCTGAAAAGCCACAAGGGTTCCCTGCGAAG TGTAGAGAATGCCAAGGGTTCGGCCACTACGCAAATGAGTGTGCAAACAGATTACGCAAGAACAAAGGCTACAATGCATCCCTTAGCGATGAAGAATCTGATCTTGAGGAGAAGTCCACTGATGAAGACAATCAAACCTCCCTGACTGCACTACTAACAGAAACCCGCTGGTTACAAGTGAATCCCTCAGGTGTTGCCCTAGGTGTTGCTACACCTGGCTGCAACATTTGTGTAAAATCAGTCTGTTTCAACTCTATAGTTTCTGAAAACTTGAATGAAGATGATCTGGAGGTTGACGGTGAAGAACTTACTCTTGAAAATGTCCAGGAGCTTTATGAAGAACTGTTTGAAGATTGGACCAAAAGAAACAAGCTTAATGCAAATCTGGTGAAAGAAAATGTCGAACTAAAATCGGTGGTGAAAGAAAATGCTGATCTAAAAGTAGTGGTTGCTAAACTTGAGGTAATTTTGAGCAAAAAGGATTTGGAACTTGGAAAGACCAGAGAAGATCTTCAAAAAGCAACTGAAACCTTGTCCAAATTTAACACAAGCTCATCCAAGCTTGAATCCATTCTTCTGATGGGAAGAGATGACAAGAAAGGCTTAGGGTTCAAGGACAGTGTGTATGAAACAGGTGAATCTTCCAAGCCTACTGTCTTTGTGAAAGGAAAGGCAGATACATCTCCACAACTTCAATCCAAGTCTCCCATCAAAAGCTCTCCTCAAATAAAACAACCTTCGGCACCAATTTATAATAGAAGAAAACGAAGGTATGTATGTCATTACTGCTTTAAGCCtggtcatatcaggccctactgTTTTAAACTCAAGGATGACTGCATGAATCGAAAGTCGAGCAGGATGTTGCTCCAAATGTTGTCCAACACTTCCCGCAACATTTCTCACCATCGACCTACAGTAAGACAAATTTGGGTACCAAAGGTAACTCAATGTAATGTTGTCTATACTTCATTGAAAACTAATACTGCAGGTCattggtactttgatagtggaagctcacgccacatgacggGTTCTAAAGATCATCTAATCGATTATGTTGAAGAAAAGTGTGGTAGAGTGACCTATGGAGGGGGAGAAAAAGGAAGAATTGTAGGAAAGGGTACACTGAATGTTGAAGGACTGCCAAGGCTTCACAATGTGCTTCATGTTGAAGgattgaattcaaatttgataaacATAAGCCAACTATGTGatgataatttttttgttaaatttgataaaCATAACTGTGAAGTCTTTGATGAATCGAATGTGTGTATTATGACAGGTACAAGGTCCTCAGACAACTGCTACCAAATAGGAGAAGAcctttcatgcaaacatgtgcAAATCACCGAACTTGACCTTTGGCATAAAAAACTCGGACATGCTAATTTCAAAACCCTGAAAAACTTGAGTAAGTACGATGCAGTAAGAGGTATGCCTAATCTCTCTTCTGGTATACCATATGTGTGCGGTGACTGTCAAAAAGGGAAAGAGACTCACGTGTCACATCCAGTGTTGCCAACACCTGGGACAACACGTTGTCTTGAATTACTACACATAGATCTTATGGGTCCTATGGAAGTTGAGAGCCTCGGAGGTAAGAAATACTCTTTTGTGTGTGTTGATGACTTCTCCCATTTTTCATGggttaattttattaaagagAAGTCAGATACGTTCGAAGTATTCAAAAATTTGATCACAAGAATCACTAACCTCCACAGTCTGAAGATAAGAAGGATTAGAACTGATCACGGTAAGGAATTTGAAAATCGCTCATTCTCATCCTTCTGTGACAAGAAAGGTATTTCTCATGAATTCTCAGCACcaaaaacaccacaacaaaatggCATTTCCGAACGTAAGAACAGGACTTTGCAAGAAATGGCAAGAGTAATGCTAACTTCAAAGAACCTTGCAAAGCgtttttgggcagaagccctTAACACAGCTTGTCATATTTCAAATAGGGTGTATCTAAGGAGTGGATCAACCATGACCTCTTATGAATAA